One genomic window of Gossypium hirsutum isolate 1008001.06 chromosome D11, Gossypium_hirsutum_v2.1, whole genome shotgun sequence includes the following:
- the LOC107912916 gene encoding mitochondrial 37S ribosomal protein S27 — MSAGGLKKMLASAVVVGVTEARARIFGQILNPTGQRSPHKLLRKKLIGDKVAEWYPYDIKNDDPHVMAREEEERLSKLESLKRRGKGPPKKGQGRRAAKRNK; from the coding sequence ATGAGTGCTGGTGGTTTAAAGAAAATGTTGGCTTCGGCCGTCGTAGTAGGGGTCACTGAAGCTCGAGCAAGAATATTTGGACAGATACTCAACCCAACGGGACAGAGATCACCCCATAAGCTCTTACGCAAAAAGCTCATCGGGGACAAGGTTGCAGAATGGTACCCATATGACATCAAGAACGATGATCCGCATGTCATGGCGCGTGAAGAAGAAGAGCGCTTATCGAAGCTTGAATCGTTGAAGAGACGTGGTAAGGGACCACCGAAGAAAGGCCAAGGAAGACGTGCCGCTAAACGCAACAAGTAG
- the LOC107912914 gene encoding RAB11-binding protein RELCH homolog isoform X1 codes for MMDVERSSLCNFVVNFLLEENYLLTAFELLHELLDDGRDAQAMRLKEFFADPSHFPVDQISRYSSLGGVKVTVLNAGSGAALVVDPQSLLEEKEAIEEKLALSDYELRLAQEDVMKLKTELQRKVDLRRDRLSESSVSNNINHALEVHRHKRDVPFSTLGPLKANERKDLNCAVKEYLLIGGYRLTAMTFCEEVTDQILDVWANSPASVPDALRHYYYQYLSSSSEAAEEKISMIRENESLQKAIESLNYEKELLMKNKDLAEGQINALTKSLAATQKDLKDKENLIQDVKHAWEHQRKELNDCRAEITSPKMHIEGSSSVQNPVTSSVDSAQPQALENYKEEIVSLQKEIERLKSEKRDIPDLSDSNCAEKESTYTEEKVVEVDENKTLISHPVEAAGPIDSNSLSASVQAFDNSTHKPEDNLAEPAMNPSSTADGFPSSRTLSQQNEKPPSEDSRLHSKSETPSSGPAPDNMGLGTIQILADALPKIVPYVLINHREELLPLIMCAIERHPDNATRDSLTHTLFNLIKRPDEQQRRIIMDACVSLAKNVGEMRTEIELLPQCWEQINHMYEERRLLVAQSCGELAEFVRPEIRDSLILSIVQQLIEDPATVVREAAAHNLALLLPLFPHMDKYFKVEELMFQLACDPSGVVVETTLKELLPALINWGNKLDHILRVLISHILDSAEHCPPLAGVEGSVESHLRVLGEQERWNLDILLRILADLLPHVHQKAIETCPFSSVSESNGPIFSSSVLELYAGGHFEWPAFEWMHVECFSGLIQLSCLLPQKEDSLRNRTSKFLLAVSELFGESYSTHIMMPVFLVAVGDAADFTFFPPNIHSRIRGLKPRTAVAERLAVLGILPLLLAGVLGSPGKREQLADYLRKLLVEGAMKENQSITHNNDIVNAVRFLCTFEEHHSLIFDILWEMVVSSNIELKIGAANILKVIVTYVDAKVASTHVLPALITLGSDQNLKVKNASIDAFGAVAQHFKNDMIVDKIRVQMDAFLEDGSHETTMAVVRSLVVALPHTTERFRDYFLTKIFQLTSMPAFATDGMSRRERANVFCEAICAVDATDISANSIRDFLLPSIQNLLRDPDTLDPAHKEALEIILKERSGGTFDALSKVMGAHIGIPSSMTSIFGEGGLLGKKESTAPTSPVGSPRAGASSAHGLAPEDTRFMRIMRVTDMLRGKAKSQEETHQNQ; via the exons ATGATGGATGTAGAGAGATCATCGCTGTGCAATTTCGTTGTGAATTTTCTACTTGAAGAAAATTACTTGTTAACGGCATTCGAATTGCTCCACGAGCTTCTTGACGATGGTCGTGACGCTCAAGCTATGCGTCTAAAGGAATTCTTCGCCGATCCTTCTCATTTTCCTGTTGATCAGATCTCTCGCTACAGCTCTCTTGGAG GTGTCAAGGTGACGGTGCTAAATGCAGGTTCCGGGGCGGCTCTGG TTGTAGACCCTCAAAGTTTGCTAGAAGAGAAAGAAGCAATAGAAGAAAAATTAGCACTTAGTGACTATGAATTGCGCTTAGCTCAAGAAGATGTTATGAAACTGAAGACCGAGTTACAAAGGAAAGTAGATCTCCGTCGGGATAGATTGagtg AATCAAGTGTGAGCAATAACATAAATCATGCTCTGGAAGTCCATCGGCACAAGAGAGATGTTCCCTTCTCTACTTTAGGCCCATTGAAGGCTAATGAACGTAAAGATCTGAATTGTGCAGTAAAGGAATATTTGCTGATAGGTGGATATCGATTAACTGCAATGACATTTTGTGAAGAG GTTACAGATCAGATCCTAGATGTTTGGGCAAACTCACCAGCATCTGTGCCTGATGCCTTGCGCCATTACTATTATCAGTACCTGTCTTCAAGTTCGGAAGCTGCTGAG GAGAAAATTTCTATGATTCGAGAAAATGAGTCATTACAAAAAGCAAttgagagcttaaattatgagaAAGAGCTTTTGATGAAAAACAAAGATTTGGCTGAAGGTCAGATAAATGCATTGACAAAATCTTTGGCAGCCACTCAGAAGGATCTGAAGGACAAGGAAAATCTG ATACAAGATGTGAAGCATGCCTGGGAGCATCAAAGGAAGGAGCTAAATGATTGCAGGGCTGAAATCACTTCCCCGAAAATGCACATTGAAGGATCTTCTTCTGTACAAAATCCGGTGACTAGTAGTGTTGACTCTGCTCAACCCCAGGCCTTAGAAAATTACAAGGAAGAAATAGTGTCTTTGCAGAAGGAAATTGAAAGATTAAAGTCTGAGAAAAGAGATATTCCGGATTTAAGTGATTCGAACTGTGCTGAGAAAGAATCAACATATACTGAAGAGAAAGTCGTTGAGGTGGATGAGAATAAAACTCTTATCTCGCATCCCGTTGAGGCAGCAGGACCTATAGACAGCAACTCACTGTCTGCGTCAGTTCAAGCATTTGACAACAGCACTCACAAGCCTGAAGATAATTTGGCAGAACCAGCTATGAATCCTTCAAGCACTGCTGATGGTTTCCCATCTAGTAGAACCTTATCCCAACAAAATGAGAAACCACCATCAGAAGATAGTAGGCTGCATTCCAAATCGGAAACTCCTAGCAGTGGGCCTGCTCCAGATAATATG GGTTTGGGGACCATTCAAATACTAGCAGATGCTTTGCCTAAGATTGTTCCTTATGTTTTGATCAACCATCGGGAG GAGCTTCTTCCACTGATAATGTGTGCTATTGAGCGGCATCCAGATAATGCCACCCGAGACTCTTTGACACACACACTGTTCAATTTGATTAAACGTCCAGATGAACAGCAGAGACGAATTATAATGGAT GCATGTGTTAGCCTAGCTAAAAATGTTGGGGAGATGAGAACAGAAATAGAACTACTCCCCCAGTGCTGGGAACAA ATAAATCACATGTATGAGGAGCGCAGGTTGCTTGTTGCTCAATCATGTGGGGAGCTTGCTGAATTTGTCAGACCTGAGATTCGTGATTCTCTTATTTTATCTATTGTACAACAATTGATTGAAGATCCTGCAACTGTTGTTCGAGAAGCTGCTGCGCACAACCTGGCCTTACTACTCCCACTCTTTCCGCATATGGATAAATATTTCAAG GTTGAGGAGTTGATGTTCCAATTGGCCTGTGATCCATCTGGAGTGGTGGTTGAAACTACACTAAAAGAACTACTACCTGCACTAATAAATTGGGGAAACAAGTTAGACCATATTTTGAGAGTTCTAATCTCTCATATCTTGGACTCTGCCGAG CATTGTCCACCTCTTGCTGGAGTTGAAGGGTCAGTGGAGTCCCACCTGCGTGTTTTAGGTGAACAAGAGCGCTGGAATCTTGATATTTTGTTAAGAATTTTGGCTGATTTGCTTCCTCATGTGCATCAGAAAGCAATTGAGACATGCCCATTTTCCTCTGTTTCGGAGTCAAATGGGCCAATATTTTCCAGTTCGGTACTTGAATTGTATGCAGG GGGACATTTCGAGTGGCCTGCATTTGAATGGATGCATGTGGAGTGCTTTTCTGGTTTGATACAGTTGTCTTGCTTATTACCCCAGAAAGAGGATAGTTTAAGAAACCGAACTTCAAAG TTTTTGTTGGCTGTTTCTGAACTTTTTGGGGAATCTTATTCGACACACATAATGATGCCTGTATTCTTGGTAGCAGTTGGGGATGCTGCTGATTTCACATTTTTCCCTCCCAACATTCACTCAAGAATCAGAG GTCTAAAACCGAGAACAGCTGTGGCTGAGAGACTTGCTGTTCTAGGTATCCTGCCACTTCTCTTAGCGGGTGTTCTTGGATCTCCTGGTAAGCGTGAACAGTTAGCAGACTACTTGAGAAAGCTATTAGTTGAAGGTGCCATGAAAGAGAATCAGTCTATAACACACAACAATGATATTGTTAATGCTGTCCGCTTCCTTTG TACATTCGAAGAACATCATAGCTTGATATTTGATATCTTGTGGGAAATGGTTGTTAGCTCAAATATAGAATTGAAGATTGGTGCTGCCAATATACTGAAAGTCATT GTGACATACGTTGATGCAAAAGTTGCCTCTACACATGTTCTGCCTGCCTTGATTACCCTTGGCTCAGACCAAAACCTGAAGGTGAAGAATGCAAGCATAGATGCTTTTGGGGCTGTGGCACAACATTTTAAAAATGACATG ATTGTTGATAAAATACGTGTTCAAATGGATGCTTTTCTCGAAGATGGTTCTCATGAAACAACCATGGCCGTGGTCCGTTCATTAGTGGTAGCACTTCCACATACAACAGAGAGATTTAGGGATT ATTTTTTAACTAAGATTTTCCAACTGACAAGCATGCCTGCTTTTGCAACTGATGGGATGTCTCGCCGAGAGAGAGCTAATGTGTTTTGTGAAGCCATATGTGCTGTGGATGCGACAG ATATTTCTGCAAATAGCATTCGTGATTtccttcttccttcaattcaaaACTTATTAAGAGACCCCGATACACTAGATCCTGCACACAAAGAGGCCCTCGAAATAATTCTGAAAGAAAGATCCGGTGGAACTTTTGACGCTTTGAGTAAGGTTATGGGAGCTCACATCGGGATTCCATCATCAATGACTAGTATCTTTGGTGAGGGTGGGCTGCTAGGCAAGAAAGAAAGCACTGCACCAACGTCTCCGGTTGGATCTCCAAGAGCTGGGGCATCATCCGCACATGGACTTGCACCAGAGGATACTAGATTCATGCGCATCATGAGGGTCACTGACATGCTGCGAGGCAAAGCAAAAAGCCAAGAAGAAACTCATCAGAACCAGTGA
- the LOC107912914 gene encoding RAB11-binding protein RELCH homolog isoform X2, producing the protein MMDVERSSLCNFVVNFLLEENYLLTAFELLHELLDDGRDAQAMRLKEFFADPSHFPVDQISRYSSLGVVDPQSLLEEKEAIEEKLALSDYELRLAQEDVMKLKTELQRKVDLRRDRLSESSVSNNINHALEVHRHKRDVPFSTLGPLKANERKDLNCAVKEYLLIGGYRLTAMTFCEEVTDQILDVWANSPASVPDALRHYYYQYLSSSSEAAEEKISMIRENESLQKAIESLNYEKELLMKNKDLAEGQINALTKSLAATQKDLKDKENLIQDVKHAWEHQRKELNDCRAEITSPKMHIEGSSSVQNPVTSSVDSAQPQALENYKEEIVSLQKEIERLKSEKRDIPDLSDSNCAEKESTYTEEKVVEVDENKTLISHPVEAAGPIDSNSLSASVQAFDNSTHKPEDNLAEPAMNPSSTADGFPSSRTLSQQNEKPPSEDSRLHSKSETPSSGPAPDNMGLGTIQILADALPKIVPYVLINHREELLPLIMCAIERHPDNATRDSLTHTLFNLIKRPDEQQRRIIMDACVSLAKNVGEMRTEIELLPQCWEQINHMYEERRLLVAQSCGELAEFVRPEIRDSLILSIVQQLIEDPATVVREAAAHNLALLLPLFPHMDKYFKVEELMFQLACDPSGVVVETTLKELLPALINWGNKLDHILRVLISHILDSAEHCPPLAGVEGSVESHLRVLGEQERWNLDILLRILADLLPHVHQKAIETCPFSSVSESNGPIFSSSVLELYAGGHFEWPAFEWMHVECFSGLIQLSCLLPQKEDSLRNRTSKFLLAVSELFGESYSTHIMMPVFLVAVGDAADFTFFPPNIHSRIRGLKPRTAVAERLAVLGILPLLLAGVLGSPGKREQLADYLRKLLVEGAMKENQSITHNNDIVNAVRFLCTFEEHHSLIFDILWEMVVSSNIELKIGAANILKVIVTYVDAKVASTHVLPALITLGSDQNLKVKNASIDAFGAVAQHFKNDMIVDKIRVQMDAFLEDGSHETTMAVVRSLVVALPHTTERFRDYFLTKIFQLTSMPAFATDGMSRRERANVFCEAICAVDATDISANSIRDFLLPSIQNLLRDPDTLDPAHKEALEIILKERSGGTFDALSKVMGAHIGIPSSMTSIFGEGGLLGKKESTAPTSPVGSPRAGASSAHGLAPEDTRFMRIMRVTDMLRGKAKSQEETHQNQ; encoded by the exons ATGATGGATGTAGAGAGATCATCGCTGTGCAATTTCGTTGTGAATTTTCTACTTGAAGAAAATTACTTGTTAACGGCATTCGAATTGCTCCACGAGCTTCTTGACGATGGTCGTGACGCTCAAGCTATGCGTCTAAAGGAATTCTTCGCCGATCCTTCTCATTTTCCTGTTGATCAGATCTCTCGCTACAGCTCTCTTGGAG TTGTAGACCCTCAAAGTTTGCTAGAAGAGAAAGAAGCAATAGAAGAAAAATTAGCACTTAGTGACTATGAATTGCGCTTAGCTCAAGAAGATGTTATGAAACTGAAGACCGAGTTACAAAGGAAAGTAGATCTCCGTCGGGATAGATTGagtg AATCAAGTGTGAGCAATAACATAAATCATGCTCTGGAAGTCCATCGGCACAAGAGAGATGTTCCCTTCTCTACTTTAGGCCCATTGAAGGCTAATGAACGTAAAGATCTGAATTGTGCAGTAAAGGAATATTTGCTGATAGGTGGATATCGATTAACTGCAATGACATTTTGTGAAGAG GTTACAGATCAGATCCTAGATGTTTGGGCAAACTCACCAGCATCTGTGCCTGATGCCTTGCGCCATTACTATTATCAGTACCTGTCTTCAAGTTCGGAAGCTGCTGAG GAGAAAATTTCTATGATTCGAGAAAATGAGTCATTACAAAAAGCAAttgagagcttaaattatgagaAAGAGCTTTTGATGAAAAACAAAGATTTGGCTGAAGGTCAGATAAATGCATTGACAAAATCTTTGGCAGCCACTCAGAAGGATCTGAAGGACAAGGAAAATCTG ATACAAGATGTGAAGCATGCCTGGGAGCATCAAAGGAAGGAGCTAAATGATTGCAGGGCTGAAATCACTTCCCCGAAAATGCACATTGAAGGATCTTCTTCTGTACAAAATCCGGTGACTAGTAGTGTTGACTCTGCTCAACCCCAGGCCTTAGAAAATTACAAGGAAGAAATAGTGTCTTTGCAGAAGGAAATTGAAAGATTAAAGTCTGAGAAAAGAGATATTCCGGATTTAAGTGATTCGAACTGTGCTGAGAAAGAATCAACATATACTGAAGAGAAAGTCGTTGAGGTGGATGAGAATAAAACTCTTATCTCGCATCCCGTTGAGGCAGCAGGACCTATAGACAGCAACTCACTGTCTGCGTCAGTTCAAGCATTTGACAACAGCACTCACAAGCCTGAAGATAATTTGGCAGAACCAGCTATGAATCCTTCAAGCACTGCTGATGGTTTCCCATCTAGTAGAACCTTATCCCAACAAAATGAGAAACCACCATCAGAAGATAGTAGGCTGCATTCCAAATCGGAAACTCCTAGCAGTGGGCCTGCTCCAGATAATATG GGTTTGGGGACCATTCAAATACTAGCAGATGCTTTGCCTAAGATTGTTCCTTATGTTTTGATCAACCATCGGGAG GAGCTTCTTCCACTGATAATGTGTGCTATTGAGCGGCATCCAGATAATGCCACCCGAGACTCTTTGACACACACACTGTTCAATTTGATTAAACGTCCAGATGAACAGCAGAGACGAATTATAATGGAT GCATGTGTTAGCCTAGCTAAAAATGTTGGGGAGATGAGAACAGAAATAGAACTACTCCCCCAGTGCTGGGAACAA ATAAATCACATGTATGAGGAGCGCAGGTTGCTTGTTGCTCAATCATGTGGGGAGCTTGCTGAATTTGTCAGACCTGAGATTCGTGATTCTCTTATTTTATCTATTGTACAACAATTGATTGAAGATCCTGCAACTGTTGTTCGAGAAGCTGCTGCGCACAACCTGGCCTTACTACTCCCACTCTTTCCGCATATGGATAAATATTTCAAG GTTGAGGAGTTGATGTTCCAATTGGCCTGTGATCCATCTGGAGTGGTGGTTGAAACTACACTAAAAGAACTACTACCTGCACTAATAAATTGGGGAAACAAGTTAGACCATATTTTGAGAGTTCTAATCTCTCATATCTTGGACTCTGCCGAG CATTGTCCACCTCTTGCTGGAGTTGAAGGGTCAGTGGAGTCCCACCTGCGTGTTTTAGGTGAACAAGAGCGCTGGAATCTTGATATTTTGTTAAGAATTTTGGCTGATTTGCTTCCTCATGTGCATCAGAAAGCAATTGAGACATGCCCATTTTCCTCTGTTTCGGAGTCAAATGGGCCAATATTTTCCAGTTCGGTACTTGAATTGTATGCAGG GGGACATTTCGAGTGGCCTGCATTTGAATGGATGCATGTGGAGTGCTTTTCTGGTTTGATACAGTTGTCTTGCTTATTACCCCAGAAAGAGGATAGTTTAAGAAACCGAACTTCAAAG TTTTTGTTGGCTGTTTCTGAACTTTTTGGGGAATCTTATTCGACACACATAATGATGCCTGTATTCTTGGTAGCAGTTGGGGATGCTGCTGATTTCACATTTTTCCCTCCCAACATTCACTCAAGAATCAGAG GTCTAAAACCGAGAACAGCTGTGGCTGAGAGACTTGCTGTTCTAGGTATCCTGCCACTTCTCTTAGCGGGTGTTCTTGGATCTCCTGGTAAGCGTGAACAGTTAGCAGACTACTTGAGAAAGCTATTAGTTGAAGGTGCCATGAAAGAGAATCAGTCTATAACACACAACAATGATATTGTTAATGCTGTCCGCTTCCTTTG TACATTCGAAGAACATCATAGCTTGATATTTGATATCTTGTGGGAAATGGTTGTTAGCTCAAATATAGAATTGAAGATTGGTGCTGCCAATATACTGAAAGTCATT GTGACATACGTTGATGCAAAAGTTGCCTCTACACATGTTCTGCCTGCCTTGATTACCCTTGGCTCAGACCAAAACCTGAAGGTGAAGAATGCAAGCATAGATGCTTTTGGGGCTGTGGCACAACATTTTAAAAATGACATG ATTGTTGATAAAATACGTGTTCAAATGGATGCTTTTCTCGAAGATGGTTCTCATGAAACAACCATGGCCGTGGTCCGTTCATTAGTGGTAGCACTTCCACATACAACAGAGAGATTTAGGGATT ATTTTTTAACTAAGATTTTCCAACTGACAAGCATGCCTGCTTTTGCAACTGATGGGATGTCTCGCCGAGAGAGAGCTAATGTGTTTTGTGAAGCCATATGTGCTGTGGATGCGACAG ATATTTCTGCAAATAGCATTCGTGATTtccttcttccttcaattcaaaACTTATTAAGAGACCCCGATACACTAGATCCTGCACACAAAGAGGCCCTCGAAATAATTCTGAAAGAAAGATCCGGTGGAACTTTTGACGCTTTGAGTAAGGTTATGGGAGCTCACATCGGGATTCCATCATCAATGACTAGTATCTTTGGTGAGGGTGGGCTGCTAGGCAAGAAAGAAAGCACTGCACCAACGTCTCCGGTTGGATCTCCAAGAGCTGGGGCATCATCCGCACATGGACTTGCACCAGAGGATACTAGATTCATGCGCATCATGAGGGTCACTGACATGCTGCGAGGCAAAGCAAAAAGCCAAGAAGAAACTCATCAGAACCAGTGA